The DNA region TGGCTGATCCAGAATTCAAACCAAGCCATCCTGGCACCACAGCTCGCATTGCTAGCCAAAGGGCTGCACTGCCTGTCCATCTCTACCAATCCAGAGAAGCCCAAGGGCATTCCCACATGCTGACTACAGGGAAATTCAAACCTAATGCCAGGAGGCTGGACTGTCTAGTCACGTGAATATCCTCACCACATCCTCACAATCCTTTTCTAAAAATGAGCTAACCAGAgtgatcattttaaatttcaaattagatCATACGAATCCTAAGAACTCCATGACCTcatgttgttgttggttttttttcctgacttttcAGTGCAGCTAAGATAAAGTGAAAATCTTAATCATGGCCTTCAACACCCAGTGTGGTGTTGTCACCATCTACCTCTCTGGCCAGTCCCCCCAGCAGCCTTATAGAAGCATTTAAAATGTATGACTGCTCTTCCTCACCCCTGCACCCGCAGATCCTCCCTGCTCCCCTTCTGTAGTGGATGTGGTGAGTGGTACTCCATGCCACATCCTGTTTCCAAATATGCCACCAGTTACTATAGCTCTTGCCTGGGATTTCCTGCCACCAGAAGACAAGGGCTCCTGGAGAAGCTCTCAACAAATGATAGGTGTGAGTTGGTGGATAAATAACCCAGCTTTTTCACCTATAAATGGGTCCAACTTTGAGGTGGGTTCTGCATGTCTCCTGAATCATCCAGGGAGACCAAACCCAGTTGCTCATGGTGATCACACAGCCATCAACTCACCTTTGTATTGGCCACCTTCCCCTACCCTGTCTGCTTTCCCTTCTAACAATCTGGTACTTGCTGGGATGACCActgccctccccccaaaaaattaaataatcttCCCTTGAATTCTAGCCATTAGGCTGTGCTTCTGGGGAAACCCAGAATATATCACCTCCCACCAACCTCCTTCCTCTGTTTGACTCTCACTCTACCTTCAGATCTTGTCCCTTCCCTTTCCTACCAGTCCCACCAACAGCCATGTAGAAACATTCTGCTTCTCAGGAATGACAGGATCAGCTAGTGGGATTTAACACTTACTGAGACCTGGGTCTCACCCAGAGATCCTCCTCTTATTGGTGAGGGCGTGGCCTGCACAGTAGGATATTTATAAGATCTTCGGGTGAAAAACACTGTCTAAAGACTTCCCCTGACACCCTACACGCCTGTGTCCCATACCACCAGAACAGAGACTACAACCCCAATTCCTCgtttagggttttcttttttttttcaattggacTTCTGGCTCCCTAAGGACTGGGATTATTTGTATCTACCATGCCACCCCATCTACATTAGCTGGTGCAAAAGTGGCTTCTGAGAAAAGTGCTGAATTCACGTGCTATTTGAGTACCAAAGAAAGTGAACTGTGAAGGAAACTGGCAAAGTGACAAGACCAGGATCAATTCCTTTATCCCAAAAGACCACCTAGAATTCCCAAATCCATTCAGAGACAGATTTTGGAGTGTACCTGATCAATAAAGGGTGCTACATCACCAGCATAATGTTCTAGAAATACAGTGCTGATGCTGTGTTTTCCCAAGGCATGAGACATAAATTCCATCAATAGTGACCTTTCTGTTGGATGCCTTTATGACTGAGTCCTACAAGTTTCACAGTGTAATTTCAAGCAAGACCACCAACCATCTGACTGAGGTTGCTATTTACAGTCAGCTGCATTCCAACACTTACAGTCTTTCATAGGACAGAGCAGTTACAAACTGTTACAAACTCCACCATGTTACAAACTCCAGGGAGCACCATACCTATTGAAATTCACATAAGCAATGCTTTCTGGAGTTGAACAACTCATAACCCTGTGAAGAAGGGCAcatttttataagaagaaaaatcaatgtgACTCCAATATTTATCTGTAATAAATAAACGttgaattaaaaatcaaataacataGAAAAGGCACTTACTAGCTTATGTATTCAACAGTGCCATGTACCTCACTTCAAGTCCATATTTCACATTATGTGGACAGATTCAAAAAGTTGCCTGTGGTAGTATTATTGCAAAATATTCATGGTTCTCCATTTATCTCCCACCCTTAGTAAACACATTAACATTTGATTTGAAGTTCTGgggtcgggctggggatgtggctcaagcggtagcgcgcttgcctggcatgcgtgcggcctgggttcgatcctcagcaccacatacaaacaaagatgttgtgtccaccaaaaactaaaaataaataaatatttttttaaaatttaaaaaaaaaaagttctggggtCAAATGAATTAAGATATGCAAAGAGCTTAGAACAAAATCCCAAACATATATAGATAGTGCTTTGTGTTGTTACTGTTTACTAGGTTGGTGTATATACTGTTGAACACTCACATATTTTGGATTTTGTACATCTCAACATTTTTCTCATATACCCACTCTCAGTCTGGTTTCAGCCTGTGCCACCGTATGCAAATATACTATCTGGAAAAAAGCATCTCACCTGCAGATAGGATTGCAGTATCCTGGTGACGATGAAAATATTGTTGTCCTCGCTCTCTTCATTGTATTCTCGCATGGCAAACCACAAGCACTGTCTCACGTTGGTATTTGAGTTACTGATAGATTTGAATTCCCTCAATACCTTTATCTGATTCTTGGCTTCATCAATACTGACCACAAGGGCCACGTGAATGGTGAGAAGGAGCAGGAAAAGCCACAACTGTCTGTTCATGGTCCCTCAATCAAAAGGCACAAATTCGTCTTCTCTTCGTCGtctcagggctggagttgtgagtGGCCTGTATTAACCTAGATATCATATAGAGAAAGCTTCTCTAAAGATGGATTAAGCTTATTTGGGGATAAAAAGAGTCTTGGAATGGGAATGCTTGGGCCATGCTAAACTGTGGGTGTATTCAAGGAGGCTAAGACAAAGACAggtgtttaaaaacaaaatgagaaggaCATACGAAAATTCGAAACAAAACCTGAGctacaaaaatcaataacaagTGACATCAGTCCAAGGTTAGGCTGTCATGGGACACATGATCTTCCAGAAATATTTTCTGCATAAGGTTGTGGTGAGCTCTGTGAAAGATTGTGGTTCTTGCAGAGTCTTGTTGAATAATTTTGTTACCAGGCATACAAACATGAGATCCCTTCCTTCTTAAACCTCCCCCcagctttatgtatgtatgtatgtatgtatctatgcATGTGTTTTGGTTAGTGTCTGACAAAAGCAACTCTATTTTGATTCTGATAACTTTTATAGTTCAAGGATCTCACCAAAACAAGGATTTTTCTTTCCTAGTCAGTGAACCATCAGGGTCATCCTTAGAACTATCCCTTTCCTTGTGCAAGAAAACTCACGAATGGCACTaatggcaccccagtctctgacacaagtcttccccttctccttctatCTTAGGTGTGGTCTGTGTTTCTAAGGAGAACTTCCTCCAGATAGACGCTGATGTGTCCTATCCCATGCCTGCCACAAGTTACCTATATCTCAGTGCTGTAGGACAGGACTATGAAATTGTTAGCTTAAGGTTTCCTGGCCCAGTCCTCTGACCCTCCAACCTGCTTCACCTGTGAGGCTCCTTCTTCGTCCTTGTGGAATTGGACTCTGATGGACTGAGCCAGCTTGTAGTTCTTCTGAGACTCCAGCACTCTCAGTGTGTGCCTGTGCCCTGGTCAAGGGGCTCTGTGGGTCTGTCTTTGCTTTCTGAGCCCAGGCCCTGCACGAGAGCCACACTTTGTGATGCAATCCAGCATTTGTGACCTTGCCTTAGGGAGGGCACCCCTTACCTTCCCACCTGTGGCCTTCGGATCCAACCAGTAGTTAGAGGGATACGGACAGCAGGCAAGTACTTCCCACAAAGTAGAGGGCCCCTTGTGGGTCTTCTGCCCACCTGTGCAATAATCCCAGCCTTCTAAATGCTTGGCCTCTGGACTCCATTTGTCTTGCACCTCCCTTCCCTATCCtgccaaaattaggggtacataGCTCACCCTGATGCTGAGGCCTAGGTCTTAGAGGGAGGAGGTAGGCAGCATCCCTCAAACTGCCAGAGATTCTGTTTTTTTGTGCCCAGTAAATCAGTGCCCAGCAAGGTTCCTGGAGAGACACATAGGTAGGCCTTCATCCCAAGCTGCAAAGACTGATGCTCTTTTGACTATGAGGAAGGGCAACATATAGTAACCACATATAGGCATAAATCTGCCAGGCAGGTTGTAAAACATTACAGATTGTGAATATACCACATATTTAAATCTCCCTATCAATAGACTGGTTACTTCTCATTTTCAGTTGTGGGCAAAAATACTACTATGAAAACTTTATTATCTTTGAGAAATTACACAAAAATCTAGATGAGGAATTACTGCAAAAGCTTCATAtgctttcaaatttattatttactgACAAATATATATCTTGAATATTAACGTGCACAGGAAGCACCTGGGAATCTTGTTAAAATGTGAGTGCTGGattggtgatatagctcagttggtagagtgcttgccatgtatgcacaggccctgggttcaatccccagcaccacaaaaaagaaaaagagtgtaAGTGCTGATTCAGTTGGTCTGGGGCAGGGCACAACAGTTTGCATTTCTAACCAGTAACCGGTTGATATGGATGATCTGGTTTTAGCATTATGATTTGAGCAGAGAGGTACTGAATTGTGACAATTCTTGTTTTTCCACATCTTTGCCTTCATCCTAGTTATTCTTTCTCAACtggatagaaaaataattatgttgcaTTGATTTTATTTGCACTATTTGTATTATTGTATGAGGATAACCATTTCCTCAGTAATTCTTCTCgtaatttctcactttttttaCCCATTTTTCCTAGTGTAATATTTGcccattctaaaaataatttcaaaagctTTGGAGGaatcttaaagtaatttatatttttgtatgtgtgcaaCAAGACTGTTCTTCAATGCATCTTCCATCTTCTGAATTTATTCAgactggatttttgtttttaatattttttgtaagagTATTTAAATTTTCGAGGTACCCCAATTTATCAAAAGCTTTTATCATTACTagattttatgctttttattaaaaGGACTTcttgacttaaattttttaactgactcattttatttatattttttgtaatttgtAAAATTACCATGCTTGTATTGTGTGTGCTGGCCTCTTCAATCCTGTCTTTGACAGCTTTTCCACAACTAGCTAACCAAGCTCCTCCTGGAAAATTGGCCTGGCCTCTGCTAGAAGTGTCTCCCCAGCCCCGTGAACAGACCCGCCCACCCTGGGAGTCTCAACACACATTCCATTTCCACAGAGACCTCCCCCATCTAAAGTTCCCTCAGTTACtcttgttttcattcattcatgctgTTCGTTACTTTCCTATCATTTATCATAGCCTGCAGTTACGTATTggtgaatttatatattttctgtctttcctcaCAAGAAATCAAATGGGCTTTGGAAGGACAGGGAATCCTTTATAAGCACAAATAACTCAAACAGATCGGCAAGCTGTCTTTATTAAGTGTTGGTGGAATGGCACATGGCACATTTGCAGGGTAGAAAACGGCAACTGGTTACAAGTGGGGTCTACTTTTTAAAGGTCTTAATGAGAGGTAATAATAGCAGAACATTTAGTGTGACTTAATCATTAGAGACTGCAGACCTGGGGTTGGCCAGTCAGGAAACTAGTTGTGCAGGTGAAAATCTAACTCAGGAAAACAGCTCTAAAAGCTCAAAACTCACTGTTATGGGGTCAAAAATCTAAAGCCTAGAGACTATTTGCTTAACTTCTCTCTCCAGGACCCATTTTCCTTGGGGAAAGGATGAAAGCCCATAGCCCAGGGCCTGAAGTTGGCTTCCCGTCCTCCCTTCCCAGGTCACACTCTCCAGAGATTCTTCTGAAAATTCTGTCCTGGCAACACTATGACAATTCATGGGAATGGGTCATTCAGGAAGAGGCGGGCTTTCTGCCAACTTGAAATCCCAGAGACCTAGGACAAAAGAGGGAAGACCACCACCCATCCATTCCATTCTGAGGCAGGGAAAATAGGTGATGCTGACAGTTGTGGAAGTTAGGATGGCCCCAAAGGGTGAACCCAAGCATTGGAGAGCAAGTGCAGACTTGGAGGCTAAAAGCCACTGTCTTTCCAGCCCTGGAGAAGATGTTCTTGTTAGTCAGGCAATCTGTGATATCTATGAGGGCAGAAGCTCTGGTGAGTCTCAGTTACCCTCCCCCATTTTTTTGGCCTGGGACTGGCAGAAATGCTGCCCACTGTAAGCCTCATCACTAAGATGGAAGCAGAGGGGATGTAAGTTGCTGCTACCTGaaaattttttctacatttttttctgagtgcATGGATGGGGACATGGAGAAAttagagaatgaataaatgaatgaatgaagtgatggaagaataaatgaatggaaccgTCAAATGAAGGATGAACTACTTCACAGAACTTACCAGTCTGCGCCTGGAGCCAAGGtaataatgataacaatgatAAATTCTCCATTGTTTGTCACTGACAGCGACATCCATAGCAAAGAAATAATACAGGAAGGTACAAAACAGCTCAAGGACCCAGAAGGTGCTGTGAGAGATACTTTTAATTGTGCTGGTGCTGCGCAGACCCAGGACCAAAGGCTGTCAAACTCCAGAGAAAGAAAGGACCTCTGCTGTGGATAGCCAAGGATCCCTTCCCTGTCTATGTCTGCAAACAGGTGCTGTTCAGGACGTTGAACTTGGTCATCCATGCTaaggaaaatacaataaaagtacagcgcacctgaaaaaaaaattgcaatgcatAAATTGTTAAACGTAATTACAATGCATTGATATCATTTAACATGTAGTAAGTAGAGGCTCAATATGcatcaaaagcaaaagaaaaaaagaacataaaagcaaaaacattcaCCTGGAGCAGAGCTCATAAGGCTCAAGGATTCACCAGCATAATGGGCAGAAATTACTGAATTCCCCAACCTGAATGCTAGGGCTCACTAGAGGGCATCTGCCTAGAAGCCATCACCCTGAGGTATCCATCCACTCAGAGCCTCTCCAATACACATCATGACAGATGATCTGTCCCCATGCTGTGTGCTCTGACAGACCCACACTGAAAGACGGTCTTGCTGGTCACCACCAAACAGAGTAGCAGCACAAACCTACCCCAGAGGCTGCCTGTAAGGATGCTGGTTGAAGGGGGAGACCCCCACTGATGGCATGCCTCTGACAGACAACCATCCTGAAGCTCCCACGTCCCATGGATCACACGTCAGTCATAGGATGGCCACATCAGAACTCAAGCCCACCAGGAAGTGTCCTTACAACCCAGTTACAAGAAGGAAAGGTGGGTGAATAGATAACTGAACAGTCCTCCAGTCCCCAGACATGAGCAAAAGAAGAGTGAGGACCACAGGGAGAACATCATCTGTCTGAACCTCAGGGGTTTCAGAAAGGTACGGCGCTGGGACCAGAGGAAGGGCTCCATCTCATGACCAAGGCCACATGGATGTCTGCAGGTTGCCTGTGGTCATCCAGTAAATGGGAATGGGATGGGAAGCAAGCTCTGTCTGTTTAAAATGCCCCCTTTCCAGCCAGTGTTGGAGCCCTGAGAGCTGGTGGGAGAAGGGTCAGGAGCCCTCATACTGTCCCTGGACTACCCCAACAACTTTCTTTAGGGCTCCACCCAAAGGCCTTCTTGATATTACTTTGCATTCCCACGAGGATTCACAATGCTTTCTCAAACCTTTTTCTCTCCTGCGCCTTTTTGTAACGGGCAATTGTCAATGTCTTCATCATGTTTTTTGCAAATCGTACGACCCATCTCCACGTCTATTAAATATGTCCAATTAAATAGCTGTCAAGAAGAAATTGCAGAAACTATTATGAAATACCTTGTTGTAAtgaataaacaaagagaaaaaatagaaaaaggaacaaaagatgTGAATATTCATATGCATGTCAATAAAGATATACATATCATCTacaatctcttttttatttcaatttttcttcttaattctcCATTTCCCTACAAAAAGAGGTCCATTAAGCTGaaagtatggctcagtggtagaggatatgcttagcatacacaaggcATTGGGTTTTGcttccagcaccaaaaaaaatgcCCATTAAATACTAAATACACCTAAAGAAGACATGAGAGTCCTCTGTCAGCACTCTTCCCCTGGCTTCCCATGGTCAGGGTGATGAATATGCAGGGTGTAACACGTTGCACAATCAAATCTTATAGAGCAACGACCCTTCTTCATATGCTACAACCATGACGGACAAAATGACTACTCTCAAATTTGTGCCTAAGCAGCATCAGCCAGACACAGAGAAGGAATGCTGAATGACTAATTTTACATAGAGCAgcagaggaagtactggggaatgaaactgaccaaatgatactgttacattgtgtgcatgtatgaatatgtaacaacaactCCCAGTGCCGTGTATAATTACAATACACCAGTAAAAAGGGGAAAATCATAATTATGGGTGATGATGGGGAGCTGGGAAGTTGTCTTTCAGGTGGGTATCAAATGCACAGAAACAGCTGGCATACATTTGTGGAAGTATATATTAATTGCCCCATGCTgttctaaatatttattgtggTCTTACAAAAAGAATATTGTGGccttacaaaaaaataatttatttaaagttattttcatttccataacTAGAGGTCAATAATAATTCAGGAAGCACCCAAAcaggaaggaaaagcaaaactaaaCAGGAAATCCTCCCAGGGTGGAGCATGCATTTCACTCGACTGACCTTGAAATTGCTTCTTAGAAAGTTGATGACTCAGGAACTTAAGAATAGGGGCAGGTGACAACGATGCACACTCATGCCTGTCACACGCACACTCAGGCCCAACACATTAGGGTCAGAATTACTGGGGACAATTCCCAATGCCCTCTCTGTGAATTAAGCAGGAGTTTGTCTTTGGAACCTCCCTGCCACTCTATTTCCCTGCTGC from Ictidomys tridecemlineatus isolate mIctTri1 chromosome 5, mIctTri1.hap1, whole genome shotgun sequence includes:
- the LOC101963932 gene encoding cystatin-8, whose protein sequence is MNRQLWLFLLLLTIHVALVVSIDEAKNQIKVLREFKSISNSNTNVRQCLWFAMREYNEESEDNNIFIVTRILQSYLQITDRMEYLIEVEIARSTCKKPLNNEEDCVIQEDSDLKKAEICSFLVAALPWNGEFIVLKKECEDY